GCAGGGGCGGAACGCCAGCCTCAACTTCCCGACCATCACGTCGGCATTCGACCTGCGCCTGCAGATCGCGCTCTACGTGGGCCTCATCATCTCCAGCCCCGTCTGGCTCTACCAGGTGTTCGCGTTCCTGGTCCCGGGCCTCACGAAGACGGAGCGCCGCTACACGTTCGGCTTCTTCTTCTCCGCCGTGCCGCTGTTCCTGGCGGGATGCGCGGCCGGGTGGTTCGTGCTGCCGCACATCGTCGCGCTGCTCACGCAGTTCGCGGGCGCGGGCGACTCGTCCTTCATCACGGCCCGCGAGTACTTCGACTTCGTGCTGAAGCTCGTCTTCGCGGTGGGCATCGCGTTCGTCCTGCCGGTGTTCCTCGTGCTGTTCAACTTCATGGGGATCCTCAGCGGCCAGACGATCATCAGGTCCTGGCGCATCGCCATCCTGCTGATCATC
The genomic region above belongs to Clavibacter phaseoli and contains:
- the tatC gene encoding twin-arginine translocase subunit TatC, whose amino-acid sequence is MSLVQHLLELKKRLFIAGVAIVLAMVVGWFLSSFVLEALRQPIETINAEQGRNASLNFPTITSAFDLRLQIALYVGLIISSPVWLYQVFAFLVPGLTKTERRYTFGFFFSAVPLFLAGCAAGWFVLPHIVALLTQFAGAGDSSFITAREYFDFVLKLVFAVGIAFVLPVFLVLFNFMGILSGQTIIRSWRIAILLIILFCAIATPAADVMSMFLLAVPMTVLYLVAAGISLLNDRRRARKAAAMTDDLLS